The Fulvia fulva chromosome 6, complete sequence genome includes a window with the following:
- a CDS encoding 60S ribosomal protein L33-A, whose protein sequence is MSSADAKGHRLYVKGKHLSYQRGKRNTNPNTSLIKIEGVDEPKGASFYLGKRIAYVYRGKKEIRGTKIRVIWGKVTRTHGNSGLVRAQFRNNLPAKSFGAMVRIMLYPSAI, encoded by the exons ATGTCTTCCGCCGACGCAAAGGGACACAGATTATACGTCAA GGGCAAGCACCTTTCGTACCAGCGTGGCAAGCGCAACACCAACCCAAACACATCGCTCATCAAGATCGAGGGTGTTGACGAGCCAAAGGGCGCATCATTCTACCTGGGCAAGCGCATCGCATACGTCTACCGTGGCAAGAAGGAGATCAGAGGCACTAAGATCCGCGTCATCTGGGGCAAGGTTACTCGGACACACG GCAACTCCGGCCTCGTGAGAGCACAGTTCCGCAACAACCTCCCGGCCAAGTCCTTCGGCGCCATGGTGCGCATCATGCTCTACCCAAGCGCGATATAA
- a CDS encoding Glucose-6-phosphate 1-dehydrogenase: protein MADTLIHPDVEQNAGTMELKENTVIVVLGASGDLAKKKTFPALFGLFRNGFLPKDVKVIGYARTKMDHQEYLKRVKSHIKTPTKEMEQQLDEFTKFTSYISGQYDKDESFQELEKHLQELEKGQKENNRVFYMALPPSVFIPVSEHLKKNNYPKNGISRIIIEKPFGKDLGSSRELDQALRPNWKEDEIFRIDHYLGKEMVKNILILRFGNEFFGATWNRNHIDNVQITFKEPFGTEGRGGYFDEFGIIRDVMQNHLLQILTLLAMERPISFSAEDIRNEKVRVLRGMPAIEPKNVIIGQYEKSLDGSKPGYKEDDTVPKESRCPTFASMVAYIKNERWDGVPFILKAGKALNEQKTEVRIQFKDVTSGIFKDIPRNELVIRVQPNESIYIKMNSKLPGLSMQTVVTELDLTYRRRFSDLKIPEAYESLILDSLKGDHSNFVRDDELDASWRIFTPLLHYLDNNKEIIPMGYPYGSRGPAVLDDFTSSYGYKFADAAGYQWPQHQIEPNKL from the exons ATGGCTGACACGCTTATCCATCCGGACGTTGAGCAGAATGCCGG CACCATGGAGCTGAAGGAGAACACCGTGATCGTTGTCCTCGGAGCCTCTGGCGACCTCGCGAAGAAGAAGACCTTCCCAGCACTCTTCGGCCTGTTCAGAAATGGCTTCCTGCCTAAGGATGTCAAGGTCATTGGATATGCCCGAACGAAGATGGACCACCAAGAGTACCTCAAGAGGGTCAAGTCACACATCAAGACTCCAACGAAGGAGATGGAGCAGCAGCTCGACGAGTTCACAAAGTTCACATCATACATCAGCGGCCAATACGACAAGGACGAGAGCTTCCAAGAGTTGGAGAAGCACCTTCAAGAGCTCGAGAAGGGACAGAAGGAGAACAACCGGGTCTTCTACATGGCACTACCACCATCAGTCTTCATTCCTGTCTCCGAACATTTGAAGAAAAACAACTACCCGAAGAACGGCATCTCTCGCATCATCATTGAGAAGCCATTCGGCAAGGATCTGGGCAGCAGCAGAGAGCTCGACCAAGCACTGCGACCAAACTGGAAGGAGGACGAGATCTTCCGTATTGACCACTACCTGGGCAAGGAGATGGTCAAGAACATCCTCATCCTGCGATTCGGTAACGAGTTCTTCGGCGCAACCTGGAACCGCAACCACATCGACAACGTTCAGATCACCTTCAAGGAGCCATTCGGCACTGAGGGCCGTGGCGGGTACTTTGACGAGTTCGGCATTATTCGCGACGTTATGCAGAACCATCTTCTCCAGATCCTTACACTGCTCGCTATGGAGCGTCCTATCTCTTTCAGCGCCGAGGACATCCGCAACGAGAAAGTACGCGTGCTGCGAGGCATGCCAGCTATTGAGCCAAAGAATGTCATCATTGGCCAGTACGAGAAGTCGCTTGATGGCTCCAAGCCAGGCTACAAGGAGGACGACACTGTACCTAAGGAATCGCGTTGCCCAACTTTTGCCTCAATGGTTGCATACATCAAGAACGAGCGATGGGACGGCGTGCCTTTCATCCTCAAGGCAGGCAAGGCGCTCAACGAGCAGAAGACAGAGGTTCGCATCCAGTTCAAGGATGTCACGTCCGGTATCTTCAAGGACATCCCGCGTAACGAGCTGGTCATCCGAGTACAACCGAACGAGAGCATCTACATCAAGATGAACTCGAAGCTGCCAGGCTTGAGCATGCAGACAGTCGTCACCGAGCTCGACCTGACCTACCGAAGGCGATTCTCGGACCTGAAGATTCCAGAGGCATACGAGAGTCTGATCCTCGACTCGCTCAAGGGCGACCACTCCAACTTTGTGCGTGACGATGAGCTTGATGCTTCATGGAGAATCTTCACACCACTACTTCACTACCTGGACAACAACAAGGAGATCATCCCAATGGGTTACCCATACG GTTCCCGCGGTCCAGCTGTCCTCGACGACTTCACATCCTCGTACGGCTACAAGTTCGCCGATGCCGCAGGCTACCAGTGGCCACAGCACCAGATTGAGCCAAACAAGTTGTAG
- a CDS encoding General alpha-glucoside permease, with amino-acid sequence MAVVTPPSSTSTWAGHPRIRGSTESIRLFLLTLSLIGLQFCWGTEQTYATPYLLALGLSKGKMSLVWIAGPLSGLIMQPIIGMISDKSTSRYGRRRPFMVGGTIAVAACLLVLGWAEDLVGWWVVEESRRKEITVMVAVFDIYVLDFVINIAQATCRALVVDALPVHQQQLGAAWVARMVGVGHMLVFGFGALDLNAILPSALFGNTQFKKVCSVAAMVMTASQFTTCWAVTERVLVSNGSKSSEKSQSLLTTIWQIYERALYVPERIQALCWVQFWSWIGWFPLMFYGSTWVGEIYLRHEAPNASGDALTQVGRIGSMGLIIHSTVGFTTSVVLPWLVTSPGDEDRPGYTPRPPESIKGIVDVPLIGTKKPALLDVWTVGCAMFAALMIWAPIVQSVGFAIFLMAILGIPSAIAGVAVGTFIGVEINKLSSALPYTTVRNAANQRVRISEDIELSGRTTPTTLHIRQDSNASAPDSSTGELSGIYLGILNIYTTLPQFVGTGISSVVFSILEPGKSPELATDAHPDEHHSTEGLSGIGVCLFIGALSSIVAAKATRRLKE; translated from the exons ATGGCTGTCGTAACACCGCCATCCTCTACCTCGACCTGGGCCGGCCACCCTCGCATCCGCGGCAGCACCGAGTCCATCCGCCTCTTCCTCCTCACCCTCTCTCTCATCGGCCTGCAATTCTGCTGGGGCACAGAGCAGACCTATGCGACACCTTACCTCCTTGCGCTCGGACTGTCGAAGGGCAAGATGAGCCTGGTGTGGATTGCGGGGCCTTTGAGTGGACTGATCATGCAACCTATTATTGGCATGATCAGTGATAAGAGCACGAGTAGGTACGGAAGGAGAAGGCCGTTTATGGTGGGTGGCACGATTGCGGTTGCGGCGTGTTTGCTGGTGCTTGGGTGGGCTGAGGATTTGGTGGGGTGGTGGGTTGTGGAGGAGAGTAGG AGGAAAGAGATTACGGTCATGGTGGCTGTTTTTGACATCTACGTGTTGGACTTTGTGATCAACATAG CACAAGCCACTTGTCGAGCGCTAGTTGTCGATGCTCTACCTGTGCACCAGCAGCAGCTTGGTGCGGCTTGGG TGGCTAGGATGGTTGGCGTCGGCCACATGCTGGTCTTCGGGTTTGGCGCTCTCGACTTGAATGCTATCCTACCTAGCGCGCTATTCGGCAACACACAATTCAAGAAAGTCTGCTCCGTGGCCGCGATGGTCATGACGGCGTCGCAGTTCACGACATGCTGGGCTGTGACGGAACGAGTGCTGGTCTCTAACGG TAGCAAGTCCTCCGAGAAGAGCCAGAGCCTCCTCACCACGATCTGGCAGATCTACGAACGAGCCCTCTACGTTCCAGAACGCATCCAAGCACTCTGCTGGGTACAGTTCTGGTCGTGGATTGGGTGGTTTCCACTCATGTTCTACGGCAGCACATGGGTAGGCGAGATTTACCTCCGACACGAGGCGCCCAACGCCTCAGGCGACGCGCTCACTCAAGTCGGCCGCATCGGCAGCATGGGCCTGATCATCCACTCGACCGTCGGCTTCACAACATCAGTTGTGCTGCCGTGGCTTGTTACAAGCCCAGGAGATGAAGACCGACCAGGTTATACTCCACGCCCTCCTGAAAGCATCAAGGGCATTGTTGACGTCCCGCTGATAGGGACCAAGAAGCCTGCCCTCCTCGATGTCTGGACGGTCGGGTGCGCCATGTTTGCCGCGTTGATGATCTGGGCGCCGATTGTGCAATCGGTGGGCTTCGCGATCTTCTTGATGGCGATTCTTGGGATCCCTTCGGCGATTGCTGGCGTGGCGGTGGGGACGTTCATCGGCGTTGAAATCAACAAGCTCAGCTCAGCGCTGCCTTACACCACTGTTCGAAACGCTGCCAACCAGCGCGTTCGCATCTCTGAAGATATCGAGCTGAGCGGCAGAACCACACCTACCACCCTCCACATCCGACAAGACTCCAACGCATCAGCGCCGGACTCCTCAACAGGCGAGCTCAGCGGGATATACCTAGGCATCCTCAACATCTACACGACCCTACCACAATTCGTGGGCACCGGCATTAGTTCGGTGGTCTTCTCGATCTTGGAGCCCGGCAAGAGTCCAGAACTCGCGACGGATGCGCATCCGGATGAACATCATTCGACTGAAGGTCTTAGTGGGATTGGTGTTTGCTTGTTCATCGGAGCACTTTCGTCGATTGTTGCGGCGAAGGCGACTAGACGGCTTAAAGAGTAG
- a CDS encoding Pre-mRNA-splicing factor cwf14, with translation MPAIRTSKNRKPPPDGFDDLEDTLLEFSNKMKDAENASHEGKKKHEMQWPIFQITHQLGRRKDYIQALQGPKGSRYIYDLYYEKEAISRQLYDWLLKNGYADANLIAKWKKQGYEKLCCLRCIQTKETNFNSTCICRVPREQLKEDQEIQCVSCGCMGCASSD, from the exons ATGCCCGCCATCCGCACCTCGAAGAACCGCAAGCCGCCTCCAGATGGCTTCGACGACCTCGAAGACACCCTCCTCGAGTTCTCCAACAAGATGAAAGACGCCGAAAACGCCAGCCACGAAGGCAAAAAGAAGCACGAAATGCAATGGCCCATCTTCCAGATCACGCATCAAC TTGGAAGAAGAAAAGACTACATTCAAGCCCTTCAGGGCCCCAAAG GTTCCCGCTACATCTACGACCTCTACTACGAAAAAGAGGCAATATCCCGGCAACTTTACGATTGGCTCCTCAAGAACGGCTACGCCGACGCGAACCTCATCGCGAAGTGGAAGAAGCAGGGTTATGAGAAACTCTGCTGCTTGCGATGTATTCAGACCAAGGAGACGAATTTCAACAGTACGTGTATCTGTCGTGTGCCGAGGGAGCAGCTGAAGGAGGATCAGGAGATTCAGTGTGTCTCTTGTGGCTGCATGGGATGTGCTAGTAGTGATTAG